The following are encoded in a window of Pseudomonas sp. St316 genomic DNA:
- a CDS encoding DUF480 domain-containing protein: protein MSIEEQRQAEEPRLNSTEIRILGALVEKQATNPETYPLTLNALVLACNQKTSREPVMNLNPGQVGQSLRALEGRGFTKLVMGSRADRWEHRVDKALELVPAQVILMGLLFLRGPQTVNELLTRSGRMHDFEDAEQVVHQLERLIARGLALLVPRQAGQREDRYVHAMGDPADIEAILAARQHPVERGAGGAVSLERIEELEARIAALEERLARLE from the coding sequence ATGAGCATCGAAGAACAACGCCAGGCTGAAGAACCACGGCTCAATAGCACGGAAATCCGCATCCTCGGCGCGCTGGTCGAGAAGCAGGCCACCAACCCCGAGACCTACCCGCTGACCCTCAACGCCCTGGTACTGGCCTGCAACCAGAAAACCAGCCGCGAACCGGTGATGAACCTCAACCCGGGCCAGGTCGGCCAGAGCCTGCGGGCGCTGGAAGGTCGCGGCTTTACCAAACTGGTGATGGGCAGCCGCGCCGACCGTTGGGAACATCGGGTCGACAAAGCCCTGGAGCTGGTACCAGCCCAGGTGATTCTGATGGGTTTGCTGTTCCTGCGTGGCCCGCAAACGGTCAATGAGCTATTGACCCGCAGCGGGCGGATGCACGACTTCGAAGACGCCGAACAAGTCGTGCACCAGCTTGAACGCCTGATCGCCCGTGGGCTGGCGCTGCTGGTGCCACGCCAGGCCGGCCAGCGCGAAGACCGCTATGTGCACGCCATGGGGGACCCGGCGGACATCGAGGCCATTCTCGCCGCCCGCCAGCACCCGGTGGAGCGCGGCGCCGGCGGCGCTGTCTCGCTGGAGCGCATCGAAGAACTCGAAGCCCGGATCGCGGCCCTGGAAGAACGCCTGGCTCGGCTGGAATAG
- a CDS encoding shikimate 5-dehydrogenase, with protein MQINPNKDTQLCMSLSGRPGNFGLRFHNHLYEQLGLNFYYKAFSSQDLPGAVGGIRALGIRGCGVSMPFKEACIALVDELDPSAAAIQSINTIVNTNGHLKAYNTDYIAIAQLLQSHAVPKDSTFALRGSGGMAKAVASALRDGGYKNGLIVARNEAAGRALADSLGYEWQAELGSRRPQMLINVTPIGMTGGPEADRLAFEPETIAAAETVFDVVAIPSQTPLIVRAGAEGKRVITGLEVIAIQALEQFVLYTGVRPNREQFEKAVAFARSA; from the coding sequence ATGCAGATCAATCCCAACAAAGACACCCAACTGTGTATGTCGCTATCGGGGCGTCCCGGAAACTTCGGCCTGCGCTTTCATAATCACCTGTATGAACAATTGGGCCTGAATTTCTATTACAAGGCGTTCAGCAGCCAGGATCTGCCCGGGGCGGTGGGTGGTATCCGCGCCTTGGGCATTCGTGGTTGCGGCGTGTCGATGCCGTTCAAGGAGGCCTGCATAGCCCTGGTGGACGAGTTGGATCCTTCCGCCGCGGCGATCCAGTCCATCAACACCATCGTTAACACCAACGGCCACCTGAAGGCCTACAACACGGATTACATCGCCATCGCCCAACTGCTGCAAAGCCACGCCGTGCCCAAGGACTCGACGTTTGCCCTGCGCGGCAGCGGCGGCATGGCCAAGGCTGTGGCCAGTGCCTTGCGCGATGGGGGGTACAAGAACGGGCTGATCGTTGCCCGCAATGAAGCCGCTGGGCGAGCCCTGGCCGATTCCCTGGGTTATGAGTGGCAAGCCGAACTGGGTAGCCGACGGCCGCAGATGCTGATCAACGTCACGCCGATCGGCATGACCGGCGGCCCGGAAGCCGACCGGTTGGCGTTTGAGCCCGAGACCATCGCCGCGGCCGAGACCGTGTTCGATGTCGTGGCGATCCCGTCGCAAACGCCACTGATCGTGCGTGCCGGGGCCGAAGGCAAGCGGGTCATCACCGGGCTGGAAGTCATTGCGATCCAGGCCCTGGAGCAGTTTGTGCTGTACACCGGCGTGCGGCCCAACCGGGAGCAATTTGAAAAAGCCGTGGCCTTCGCCCGGTCGGCGTAG
- a CDS encoding nucleobase:cation symporter-2 family protein, whose amino-acid sequence MKTPHVSLPRPEDENLGVGANMAYGLQHVLTMYGGIVAVPLIIGQAAGLSPADIGLLIAASLFAGGLATLLQTLGLPFFGCQLPLVQGVSFSGVATMVAIVGSGGEGGFQAILGAVIAASLIGLLITPVFSRITRFFPPLVTGIVITTIGLTLMPVAARWAMGGNSHAADFGSMANIGLAAVTLVLVLLLSKMGSATISRLSILLAMVIGTVIAVFLGMADFSSVSQGPMFGFPTPFHFGMPTFHIAAILSMCIVIMVTLVETSADILAVGEIIDTKVDSRRLGNGLRADMLSSMIAPIFGSFTQSAFAQNVGLVAVTGIKSRFVVATGGVFLVVLGLLPFMGRVIAAVPTSVLGGAGIVLFGTVAASGIRTLSKVDYRNNVNLIIVATSIGFGMIPIAAPNFYDHFPSWFATIFHSGISSSAIMAIVLNLAFNHFTAGNSDQQSVFAAGTERVLRYQDLAALREGDYFSDGKLHDCDGNEIPVVAEPSHSSIEHPPVRLKSSEHV is encoded by the coding sequence ATGAAAACGCCCCATGTTTCACTCCCACGGCCCGAGGACGAAAACCTTGGCGTCGGCGCGAATATGGCTTACGGCCTGCAACATGTGTTGACCATGTACGGTGGCATCGTCGCCGTGCCGTTGATCATCGGCCAGGCGGCCGGGCTCTCGCCCGCGGACATCGGTCTGTTGATTGCCGCGTCATTGTTCGCGGGGGGCTTGGCAACGTTATTGCAAACCCTCGGCCTGCCGTTTTTCGGCTGCCAACTGCCCTTGGTGCAGGGCGTATCGTTCTCGGGCGTGGCGACCATGGTGGCGATTGTCGGCAGCGGTGGGGAAGGCGGCTTTCAAGCCATCCTTGGCGCGGTGATCGCCGCATCCCTGATTGGTTTGCTGATCACCCCGGTGTTTTCGCGCATCACCCGGTTCTTTCCGCCACTGGTCACCGGCATCGTGATCACCACCATCGGCCTGACCCTGATGCCGGTGGCGGCGCGCTGGGCCATGGGGGGCAACAGCCACGCCGCTGATTTTGGCAGCATGGCCAACATCGGCCTGGCTGCGGTGACCCTGGTGCTGGTGCTGTTGCTAAGTAAAATGGGCAGCGCAACCATCTCGCGGTTGTCGATTCTGTTGGCGATGGTCATTGGTACCGTCATCGCCGTGTTCCTCGGCATGGCGGACTTTTCATCGGTCAGCCAAGGCCCGATGTTCGGCTTCCCGACACCGTTCCATTTCGGCATGCCGACTTTCCACATCGCCGCGATCCTGTCGATGTGCATCGTGATCATGGTGACCCTGGTGGAAACCTCCGCCGACATCCTGGCGGTGGGTGAGATCATCGACACCAAAGTCGACTCCAGGCGCCTGGGCAACGGCTTGCGGGCTGACATGCTGTCGAGCATGATCGCGCCGATTTTTGGTTCCTTCACCCAGAGTGCCTTTGCCCAGAACGTCGGGCTGGTGGCGGTGACCGGGATCAAGAGCCGTTTCGTGGTGGCGACCGGTGGGGTCTTCCTGGTGGTGCTCGGCCTGCTGCCGTTCATGGGGCGGGTGATCGCGGCGGTGCCGACCTCGGTACTGGGCGGTGCCGGTATCGTGCTGTTCGGCACCGTGGCTGCCAGTGGCATCCGCACGCTGTCCAAAGTCGATTACCGCAACAACGTCAACCTGATCATCGTCGCCACCTCCATTGGTTTTGGCATGATTCCCATCGCTGCACCGAATTTCTATGACCATTTCCCGAGCTGGTTCGCGACCATCTTTCATTCGGGCATCAGTTCTTCGGCAATCATGGCGATTGTGCTGAACCTGGCATTCAACCACTTCACCGCCGGTAATTCCGACCAGCAGTCGGTTTTCGCCGCCGGCACCGAGCGAGTGTTGCGCTATCAGGATCTGGCGGCGCTACGTGAAGGTGATTACTTCAGCGATGGCAAGCTGCACGACTGCGATGGCAACGAGATTCCCGTGGTGGCCGAGCCCTCTCACTCATCAATCGAACACCCCCCGGTGCGGCTGAAAAGCAGCGAACACGTTTGA
- a CDS encoding arylamine N-acetyltransferase, translating into MSYPQLSDTARYLRRLGFDAPPAPTLDTLRQLQQRHTAEFPFETLSTLLRQPVPIDLESVERKVFEQGRGGYCYELNQLFLALLQELGFDARGITGRVVMNAPEGTWAARTHRLSLVTFDGVRYITDVGFGGMVPTAPLLLDSREAQITPHEPYRIDTLADGYLLRANVADEWRPMYLFDLQRQEDIDYTLGNWYVSSHPQSPFMGRLMVARTGDGLRKTLNGNSYAVHRIGQESERRLIADADELIDLLEQEFGLRVPPRELLRPAIAGLLQP; encoded by the coding sequence ATGAGTTACCCCCAACTGAGCGACACGGCCCGCTATCTGCGGCGCCTGGGTTTCGACGCCCCTCCAGCGCCGACCCTCGACACGTTGCGCCAACTGCAGCAGCGCCATACTGCCGAATTCCCCTTTGAAACCCTGTCGACGTTGCTGCGCCAACCCGTGCCTATCGACCTTGAATCGGTCGAGCGCAAGGTTTTTGAACAAGGGCGCGGCGGCTATTGCTATGAACTCAACCAACTGTTCCTGGCGTTGTTGCAGGAACTGGGTTTCGACGCCCGCGGCATCACCGGGCGCGTGGTGATGAATGCGCCTGAAGGCACCTGGGCTGCCCGGACCCATCGGCTGAGCCTGGTGACGTTCGACGGCGTGCGCTACATCACCGACGTCGGCTTTGGTGGCATGGTGCCCACTGCGCCGTTGCTGCTGGACAGCCGTGAAGCACAAATCACCCCCCATGAGCCGTATCGCATTGATACCCTTGCGGACGGTTACCTGCTGCGCGCCAACGTCGCCGACGAATGGCGGCCGATGTACCTGTTCGATCTGCAACGCCAGGAAGACATCGATTACACCCTCGGTAATTGGTATGTCAGCAGCCACCCGCAATCCCCGTTCATGGGCCGGTTGATGGTTGCACGCACTGGTGACGGGTTGCGCAAGACCCTGAATGGCAACAGCTATGCCGTGCACCGGATCGGGCAGGAGAGCGAACGCCGGTTGATCGCCGATGCCGATGAGTTGATCGATTTGCTGGAACAAGAGTTCGGCCTGCGCGTACCGCCGCGCGAGCTGTTACGGCCGGCGATCGCGGGGTTGCTCCAACCATAA
- the xth gene encoding exodeoxyribonuclease III, translated as MKNLRIATFNINGIRARLPNLLEWLEREQPDVACLQELKAVDKDFPAAELESVGYGAIWHGQASWNGVAILARDAQPLESRRGLPGGEDDSHSRYLEAAVHGVLVGCLYLPNGNPQPGPKFDYKLAWFERLIEYAQGLQASDHPVVLAGDYNVVPTDMDIYNPRSWLKDALLQPESRACYQRLLDQGWTDSLRHLYPQERIYTFWDYFRQHWQKNSGLRIDHLLLNPAASAYLSEAGVDAWVRNQPHPSDHAPTWIRLASRKRR; from the coding sequence ATGAAAAACCTTCGGATCGCGACCTTCAACATCAATGGCATCCGGGCCCGGCTGCCCAACCTGCTGGAATGGCTGGAGCGGGAACAACCCGACGTTGCCTGTTTGCAGGAGCTCAAGGCTGTGGACAAGGACTTTCCGGCGGCGGAGCTGGAGTCGGTGGGGTACGGGGCGATCTGGCATGGGCAGGCGTCCTGGAACGGTGTCGCGATCCTGGCTCGTGACGCCCAGCCGCTGGAGAGTCGCCGAGGCCTGCCCGGCGGGGAGGACGACAGTCACAGTCGCTATTTGGAAGCGGCGGTGCATGGCGTATTGGTGGGCTGCCTGTACCTGCCCAACGGCAATCCGCAACCGGGTCCCAAGTTCGACTACAAGCTGGCGTGGTTCGAACGGCTCATCGAATACGCCCAAGGGTTGCAGGCCAGTGATCATCCAGTGGTGCTGGCCGGTGACTACAATGTGGTGCCCACCGACATGGACATCTACAACCCACGCTCCTGGCTCAAGGACGCGCTGTTGCAGCCAGAAAGCCGCGCGTGCTACCAGCGGCTGCTGGACCAGGGCTGGACCGATTCGTTGCGCCACCTGTATCCGCAGGAGCGGATCTACACTTTCTGGGATTATTTTCGCCAGCACTGGCAGAAAAACTCCGGATTGCGCATCGATCACCTGCTGCTCAACCCGGCGGCCAGCGCCTACCTGAGCGAGGCCGGCGTGGACGCCTGGGTCCGGAACCAACCCCACCCCAGCGACCATGCGCCCACCTGGATCCGGCTGGCGTCACGCAAGCGGCGCTGA
- a CDS encoding EAL domain-containing protein: protein MDSAADTPSNTSRHTPITRRLVVAVGALFVLGILVAVAALFNIAQKLDAEDVRKTHFYIERALENRTTAAKNYIASYAYWTTAYERLNGEVDVQWAYAEQNMGKTLFTNDEYEGVFVIDRQRTKYAVVRGRNVQGDAAVYMNAALTELVDQLQAQPDLTMSTIRYTLFEGWPAIVTASVILPNDERPQVESKGTSVLLFVDQLTPVKLRKLGKSYGLTDLNLMKDTALEPGQPAVPLDSTGFSLVSRLERPGQQLLWSLVPPLGGALLILALLTAYFSRYALRTARHVDASYDSLEQSAHALEASEERFRAVAEAASDWIWEIDGQQRITYLSGRFNTVTGFSDQQWLGQDIEQLLYCDTTPIALWLGKLTEEQNASNLRCSYRDYSGQLRFCRVSARPIYNKAEVVGYRGTASDITDEVAAHAQVQHLSMHDALTGLPNRNKLARHLDDALVAKEHSAPLTLLMVDLDNFKPINDSLGHPAGDAVLLEVAQRLRDCTREQDLVARLGGDEFVVVLNGMEHTTEIDRFCERLIDSLQQPILYETHSLHIGASIGIAVSRRQGYVPGELIRCADIALYQAKSEGKKTWCYFASQMNDQIQHRRQLESDLRQAVKENEFVLHFQPRYTVDGREIVAVEALVRWQHPTQGLLGPDTFIPLAEQTDLIVPLSRWVLREACETALTWPGELMVSVNLSPAQFERSDVVEDVRQVLIETRFPASRLELEITENVMLNDVDGALQVMNALKELGVRLNMDDFGTGYSSLGYLRTYPFDGIKIDKRFIASMSNSSNDRAVVQAIINLGKAMGLTVTAEGVETLAQLGSLGSDQCHEVQGYFLSRPIDKQAFAHLLESRLPLPKTGS, encoded by the coding sequence ATGGATTCCGCTGCCGATACCCCTTCAAACACTTCGCGTCACACACCGATTACCCGTCGCCTGGTCGTGGCGGTCGGGGCACTATTTGTCCTGGGCATCCTGGTGGCGGTTGCCGCGCTGTTCAATATTGCGCAAAAGCTGGACGCGGAGGATGTGCGCAAGACGCATTTCTATATCGAGCGTGCCCTCGAGAATCGCACCACCGCCGCGAAAAACTACATTGCCAGTTACGCCTACTGGACCACGGCCTACGAGCGCCTTAACGGCGAAGTCGACGTGCAATGGGCCTACGCCGAACAGAACATGGGCAAGACCCTGTTCACCAATGATGAATATGAGGGTGTGTTTGTCATCGATCGGCAACGCACCAAATATGCCGTGGTGCGTGGGCGCAATGTCCAAGGTGATGCTGCGGTTTACATGAACGCGGCGCTGACGGAACTGGTGGACCAGCTCCAGGCGCAACCTGACCTGACGATGTCCACGATCCGTTACACGTTGTTCGAGGGCTGGCCGGCCATCGTCACGGCTTCGGTGATTCTGCCCAATGACGAACGGCCCCAGGTCGAGTCCAAAGGTACCTCGGTCTTGCTGTTCGTCGACCAACTGACGCCCGTCAAGCTGCGCAAGTTGGGCAAGAGTTATGGCCTCACCGACTTGAATCTCATGAAAGACACCGCTCTTGAACCCGGCCAGCCGGCCGTGCCGCTGGACAGTACCGGCTTCAGCCTGGTGTCTCGCCTGGAGCGGCCAGGCCAGCAATTGCTCTGGTCCCTGGTGCCGCCGCTGGGTGGCGCATTGCTGATTCTGGCACTGCTGACTGCCTATTTTTCTCGCTATGCGTTGCGCACGGCACGGCATGTGGACGCCAGTTACGACAGCCTGGAACAGTCGGCGCATGCCCTTGAGGCCAGCGAAGAGCGCTTTCGTGCCGTGGCCGAGGCGGCTTCCGACTGGATTTGGGAAATCGACGGGCAGCAACGCATCACTTATCTGTCGGGCCGTTTCAATACGGTCACCGGGTTTTCCGACCAGCAATGGCTGGGGCAGGACATCGAGCAACTGCTGTATTGCGACACCACGCCGATTGCCCTCTGGCTGGGCAAGTTGACGGAAGAACAGAACGCCAGCAACTTGCGCTGTTCCTACCGCGATTATTCCGGGCAATTGCGTTTCTGCCGTGTATCGGCACGCCCGATCTACAACAAGGCTGAGGTGGTGGGCTATCGCGGCACCGCCAGCGACATCACCGATGAAGTGGCGGCCCATGCCCAGGTCCAGCATCTGTCGATGCACGATGCGCTGACCGGCCTGCCGAACCGTAACAAGCTGGCGCGACACCTGGATGATGCGTTGGTGGCCAAGGAGCATTCCGCGCCGCTGACCTTGCTGATGGTCGACCTGGACAACTTCAAGCCGATCAACGACTCCCTCGGCCACCCGGCTGGCGACGCGGTGTTGCTGGAAGTGGCCCAGCGACTGCGCGACTGCACCCGCGAGCAAGACCTGGTGGCGCGTCTGGGGGGCGACGAGTTCGTGGTGGTGCTCAACGGGATGGAGCACACCACTGAGATCGACCGATTCTGTGAGCGACTGATCGACAGCCTGCAGCAGCCGATCCTCTACGAAACCCATTCGTTGCACATCGGCGCGAGCATTGGCATCGCTGTCAGCCGCCGCCAGGGTTATGTCCCTGGAGAACTGATCCGCTGCGCTGACATTGCCTTGTACCAGGCCAAGTCCGAGGGCAAGAAAACCTGGTGCTATTTCGCCTCGCAGATGAACGATCAGATCCAGCATCGTCGCCAACTGGAAAGCGACCTGCGCCAGGCGGTGAAGGAAAACGAATTCGTCCTGCATTTCCAACCGCGCTACACCGTCGATGGTCGGGAGATCGTGGCGGTCGAGGCGTTGGTTCGCTGGCAGCATCCGACCCAAGGCTTGTTGGGCCCCGATACCTTTATCCCGTTGGCCGAACAAACCGACCTGATTGTCCCGCTTTCACGTTGGGTGTTGCGCGAGGCCTGTGAAACCGCACTGACCTGGCCGGGAGAGTTGATGGTCTCGGTCAACCTGTCACCTGCGCAGTTCGAGCGCAGCGATGTGGTGGAGGATGTGCGACAGGTGTTGATCGAAACCCGTTTCCCGGCGAGTCGCCTGGAACTGGAGATCACTGAAAACGTGATGCTCAATGACGTTGATGGCGCTCTGCAGGTCATGAATGCCCTGAAGGAACTGGGCGTGCGCTTGAACATGGACGATTTTGGTACTGGCTATTCGTCCCTCGGTTATCTGCGCACTTATCCATTCGATGGCATCAAGATCGACAAGCGCTTCATTGCTTCGATGAGCAACAGCAGCAATGACCGCGCCGTGGTGCAGGCGATCATCAACCTGGGCAAGGCGATGGGGCTGACCGTGACTGCCGAGGGCGTGGAAACCCTGGCCCAGCTCGGCTCACTGGGCTCGGACCAGTGCCACGAGGTGCAGGGTTATTTCCTCAGCCGGCCGATCGACAAGCAAGCCTTTGCACACTTATTGGAGAGTCGCCTGCCCTTGCCGAAAACGGGTTCCTGA
- a CDS encoding GGDEF domain-containing protein translates to MPIPIFDPFHAPGGALKRLPLLKAAVTFIAAVCLCLCGLLYLQLEQSRRQDLESARIASATLTRAMAQQAQDTFLQADLVLASLIDWIQVDGFGPAVQPRLQQTFARRVQSLEQLHGLFLFDKHGHWVVTSFDNLHRGEGVADREYFVFHQQNASLIAHIGPAIRSRQNGDWIIPVSRRLNDQEGNFQGVLMAGVKMSYFDRFFKSFSLDDQGEMALALSDGTLLARRPFAEGRIGQPLSEEHIYNHSLASGMAGDALIRSTVDGVVRLYGHQHLQAYPLVVSAAMSEEAILTGWHDRAFQSSLIVGLVVLGICLFGWVFVRQVRNSERIEADLRKAQEALELIATHDSLTGLANRRLFERALDIEFGRGARQRSPLSLIMLDIDFFKRYNDAYGHVAGDHCLAEVAKVLKGCCHRKADLAVRYGGEEFAVLLPDTNLSGAMALAEQIRRSVIDKHITHSGSPTGSLTVSLGCYAFVPSSLDSIEVLIQRADAALYQAKHSGRNRVAVLSTEGGLDTLARSDR, encoded by the coding sequence TTGCCTATCCCTATTTTCGATCCTTTCCATGCCCCTGGCGGTGCCTTGAAGCGCCTGCCGTTGCTCAAGGCAGCGGTTACGTTTATCGCGGCGGTGTGCCTGTGTCTGTGCGGTTTGCTTTACCTGCAACTGGAGCAGTCCCGCAGGCAAGACCTGGAGTCGGCCCGCATCGCCTCGGCCACCCTTACCCGGGCCATGGCCCAGCAGGCCCAGGACACCTTTCTCCAGGCTGATCTGGTGTTGGCTAGCCTGATAGATTGGATCCAGGTCGATGGTTTCGGCCCCGCGGTACAGCCACGCTTGCAGCAAACCTTTGCCCGACGCGTGCAGTCGCTTGAGCAATTGCATGGCCTGTTCCTGTTCGATAAGCACGGTCACTGGGTGGTGACCTCTTTTGACAACCTGCACAGGGGCGAAGGAGTGGCGGATCGGGAGTACTTTGTTTTCCACCAACAGAACGCCTCCCTGATCGCCCATATCGGTCCGGCAATCCGCAGTCGGCAAAACGGTGACTGGATCATTCCTGTTTCCCGGCGCTTGAATGATCAGGAGGGTAACTTCCAAGGCGTGTTGATGGCCGGCGTCAAAATGTCGTACTTCGATCGGTTCTTCAAAAGCTTCAGCCTGGATGATCAAGGCGAGATGGCCCTGGCTTTGTCCGACGGGACACTCTTGGCCCGTCGCCCCTTCGCTGAGGGTCGGATCGGTCAGCCACTGTCCGAGGAGCATATCTACAATCATTCCCTGGCCAGCGGGATGGCTGGCGATGCACTCATCCGTTCGACCGTCGATGGCGTCGTCAGGCTGTATGGGCATCAACATTTGCAGGCTTATCCGCTGGTGGTCAGTGCGGCGATGTCCGAAGAAGCGATCCTGACGGGCTGGCATGACAGGGCGTTCCAATCCAGCCTGATTGTCGGCCTGGTGGTGCTGGGCATTTGCTTGTTCGGCTGGGTATTCGTGCGCCAGGTACGTAACAGCGAACGGATCGAGGCGGACTTGCGCAAGGCCCAGGAAGCGTTGGAGCTGATTGCCACTCATGACAGCCTCACTGGGCTGGCGAACCGGCGCCTGTTCGAGCGGGCCCTGGACATCGAGTTTGGCCGGGGCGCCCGTCAGCGCAGCCCCTTGAGCCTGATCATGCTCGATATCGATTTCTTCAAGCGCTACAACGACGCCTATGGGCACGTGGCCGGGGATCATTGCCTGGCGGAAGTGGCCAAGGTGCTCAAGGGCTGTTGCCATCGCAAGGCCGATCTGGCGGTACGTTATGGTGGCGAAGAGTTTGCGGTTTTGTTGCCCGACACCAATCTTTCGGGGGCCATGGCGTTGGCCGAACAAATTCGTCGCAGCGTCATCGACAAGCACATCACCCATTCCGGCTCCCCGACCGGCTCCCTCACCGTGAGCCTGGGCTGCTATGCCTTTGTGCCAAGCAGCCTGGACAGCATCGAAGTCTTGATCCAGCGGGCCGATGCGGCGCTTTACCAGGCCAAGCACAGCGGCCGCAACCGTGTGGCGGTGTTATCGACGGAAGGTGGGCTCGATACGCTGGCGCGCTCGGATCGTTGA
- a CDS encoding ribonuclease T2 — MKQRLAIVLLIVVTLGCMGVANARESGNARPQSVAGVFDYYLLALSWSPTFCLTHQNDAQCSGKGYGFVFHGLWPQYSRGGWPQSCAPQVPLTAAEQKKGLSLFPSRKLMAHEWSKHGTCSGLGAMGYLEVADKALGAVKIPPQLQPFNSSYYFEADEIVRLFRQSNPGIAPDGIALICSGPQLSEVRVCMDKDLVFAACGRGVRTQCRAGEIRVPPVR; from the coding sequence ATGAAACAACGTCTTGCCATTGTCCTTCTGATCGTAGTGACACTGGGCTGCATGGGGGTGGCCAATGCCCGCGAATCCGGCAATGCCCGGCCTCAATCTGTGGCCGGGGTATTCGATTACTACTTGCTGGCGCTGTCCTGGTCACCGACGTTCTGCCTGACTCACCAGAATGACGCGCAGTGTTCCGGTAAAGGCTACGGCTTTGTGTTCCATGGCCTCTGGCCGCAATACTCCCGGGGCGGTTGGCCGCAATCCTGTGCGCCCCAGGTGCCGTTGACGGCGGCGGAGCAGAAGAAGGGCCTGAGCTTGTTTCCCTCCCGCAAGTTGATGGCGCATGAGTGGTCCAAGCACGGCACTTGCAGTGGCCTGGGTGCCATGGGCTACCTGGAGGTTGCCGACAAAGCCTTGGGCGCGGTGAAAATCCCACCGCAACTGCAACCGTTCAATTCCTCGTATTATTTCGAGGCTGATGAAATCGTCCGGCTGTTCCGCCAAAGCAATCCAGGCATCGCACCTGACGGCATTGCGCTGATTTGCAGCGGGCCGCAGTTGTCAGAAGTGCGGGTGTGCATGGACAAGGACCTGGTGTTCGCCGCGTGTGGCAGGGGCGTCAGGACACAATGCCGGGCCGGGGAGATCCGGGTGCCGCCGGTACGGTGA
- the chrA gene encoding chromate efflux transporter, with protein sequence MNKPTRTDDEQPLSRPDAVSLRVAFWFWLKLGFISFGGPAGQISIMHQELVERRRWICERRFLHALNYCMLLPGPEAQQLATYLGWLMHRSWGGVIAGALFVLPSLFILIALSWLYVAFGEVPIVAGIFYGIKPAVTAIVVHAAHRIGSRALKNGWLWAIAAASFTAIFAFDLPFPLIVLGAAVIGYFGGRWAPGKFSLGGHDTRHKSFGPALIDDDTPTPEHARFSVFRLARLAVIGALLWTLPMGLLTAVFGWEGTLTQMAWFFTKAALLTFGGAYAVLPYVYQGAVGHFGWLTPTQMIDGLALGETTPGPLIMVVAFVGFVGGYVMQVFGPEQAFLAGAVAATLVTWFTFLPSFLFILAGGPLVESTHNALKFTAPLTAITAAVVGVILNLACFFGYHVLWPNGFAGALDWPSAIIALLAAVALFRYKRGVIQVLLACGLAGLTVHLLR encoded by the coding sequence ATGAACAAACCAACTCGAACCGATGACGAACAGCCCCTGAGCAGACCCGACGCCGTCAGCCTGCGCGTGGCCTTCTGGTTCTGGCTCAAACTGGGCTTCATCAGCTTCGGCGGCCCCGCGGGGCAGATCTCGATCATGCACCAGGAGTTGGTGGAGCGCCGACGCTGGATTTGCGAACGACGATTCCTGCATGCCCTTAATTACTGCATGTTGCTGCCGGGGCCAGAGGCCCAGCAACTGGCCACGTACCTGGGCTGGCTGATGCACCGAAGCTGGGGCGGGGTAATCGCCGGGGCGCTGTTCGTGCTGCCCTCGCTGTTCATCCTTATCGCGTTGTCCTGGCTGTACGTCGCCTTTGGCGAAGTGCCGATAGTGGCGGGCATTTTCTATGGCATCAAGCCGGCCGTGACAGCCATCGTGGTGCATGCCGCCCACCGGATTGGCTCCCGCGCGCTGAAGAACGGTTGGCTGTGGGCAATCGCCGCAGCGTCGTTCACCGCGATATTTGCTTTTGATCTCCCCTTCCCTCTGATCGTGCTGGGTGCGGCTGTCATCGGTTATTTCGGTGGCCGCTGGGCACCGGGAAAGTTCAGCCTGGGCGGTCACGATACCCGGCACAAATCCTTTGGCCCGGCCCTGATCGACGACGACACCCCAACCCCGGAACACGCCCGCTTCAGCGTTTTCAGGCTCGCTCGGCTGGCGGTCATCGGCGCGTTGCTCTGGACCTTGCCGATGGGCCTGCTCACCGCTGTGTTCGGCTGGGAAGGCACGCTGACGCAAATGGCCTGGTTCTTCACCAAGGCTGCATTGCTGACGTTCGGCGGCGCCTATGCGGTTTTGCCCTACGTGTACCAGGGGGCCGTCGGACACTTCGGCTGGCTGACGCCGACACAAATGATCGATGGCCTGGCCCTGGGCGAAACCACGCCCGGGCCGTTGATCATGGTCGTGGCCTTCGTCGGTTTCGTCGGAGGCTATGTGATGCAGGTATTCGGTCCCGAACAGGCGTTTCTCGCCGGGGCCGTCGCGGCCACGCTGGTGACCTGGTTCACGTTCCTGCCTTCGTTCCTGTTTATCCTGGCCGGCGGCCCGCTGGTGGAATCGACGCACAACGCGCTGAAATTTACCGCGCCGCTGACCGCGATTACCGCAGCGGTGGTCGGGGTGATCCTCAACCTGGCGTGCTTCTTCGGTTACCACGTGCTCTGGCCCAACGGTTTTGCAGGTGCCCTGGACTGGCCGTCGGCAATCATTGCCCTCCTGGCGGCCGTTGCGCTGTTTCGCTACAAGCGCGGGGTGATCCAGGTGTTGCTGGCATGTGGGCTGGCTGGGCTGACGGTGCATTTGCTGCGCTAG